In the genome of Actinomadura graeca, one region contains:
- a CDS encoding acyltransferase family protein, producing MPTNTLTPQSTEIGAPPAKAPRMGWLDALRGLAAMVVVFEHSLDVLLPEVRRTASPWFDFGRYGVFVFFLVSGYVVPSSLERRGNVRDFWIGRFFRLYPAWLVCVGLALLLGVTGISWGLPAPLGERPWASALAHLTMMQDLLGVPNVVNVLWTLSYEMVFYLLVTAMFLAGVHRASARVALGFGVAAAMLGVALPSALLASRWPGGTILITALALAAGLAALASRRRAVRRAGIAVAPALALTLLVLDSRIGGVESLCIIATMFAGTAVRGVQDGRLRPWPAAAMVALVPLLSVLAGLRPPAAWGARAGAQALGPDWSIAVAAAWLTFLAGLALRHRAMPRALVWLGLVSYSVYLLHPLAVQAVWRAAGDPVGQPAIERLAWGGVLVSGVLVAAGLAHRYVERPAQRLGRRLSRVR from the coding sequence ATGCCGACGAACACCCTCACCCCGCAGAGCACCGAAATCGGCGCCCCTCCGGCCAAGGCCCCCCGGATGGGCTGGCTCGACGCCCTCCGGGGCCTCGCCGCGATGGTGGTGGTGTTCGAGCATTCCCTGGACGTGCTGCTGCCCGAGGTGCGCCGCACGGCGAGCCCCTGGTTCGACTTCGGGCGGTACGGGGTGTTCGTGTTCTTCCTCGTCAGCGGCTACGTGGTGCCGTCCTCGCTGGAGCGCCGCGGGAACGTGCGGGACTTCTGGATCGGCCGGTTCTTCCGCCTGTACCCGGCGTGGCTCGTGTGCGTCGGCCTCGCGCTGCTCCTCGGTGTCACCGGGATCTCGTGGGGCCTCCCGGCGCCGCTCGGCGAACGGCCCTGGGCGTCCGCGCTGGCGCACCTGACGATGATGCAGGACCTGCTCGGCGTCCCCAACGTCGTGAACGTGCTCTGGACCCTGTCCTACGAGATGGTGTTCTACCTGCTCGTGACGGCGATGTTCCTCGCCGGGGTCCACCGCGCGAGCGCCCGCGTCGCGCTCGGCTTCGGCGTCGCGGCGGCGATGCTCGGGGTGGCGCTGCCGAGCGCGCTGCTCGCCTCCCGCTGGCCCGGCGGGACGATCCTCATCACCGCGCTCGCCCTCGCCGCCGGGCTCGCCGCGCTGGCCAGCCGGCGGCGGGCCGTCCGCCGCGCCGGCATCGCCGTCGCGCCGGCCCTCGCGCTGACCCTGCTCGTCCTCGACAGCCGCATCGGCGGCGTCGAGAGCCTGTGCATCATCGCGACGATGTTCGCGGGAACGGCCGTCCGCGGGGTCCAGGACGGGCGGCTGCGGCCCTGGCCGGCCGCGGCGATGGTCGCGCTCGTCCCGCTGCTGTCCGTGCTGGCGGGCCTGCGCCCGCCCGCCGCCTGGGGCGCGCGGGCGGGCGCCCAGGCCCTCGGGCCGGACTGGTCGATCGCCGTGGCCGCCGCGTGGCTGACGTTCCTCGCCGGGCTGGCCCTGCGCCACCGCGCCATGCCGCGCGCCCTGGTGTGGCTCGGGCTGGTCAGCTACTCCGTCTACTTGCTGCACCCGCTGGCCGTGCAGGCGGTGTGGCGCGCCGCGGGCGACCCGGTCGGGCAGCCCGCCATCGAGCGCCTGGCCTGGGGCGGCGTCCTCGTCTCGGGGGTGCTCGTCGCGGCGGGCCTCGCCCACCGCTATGTGGAGAGGCCGGCGCAGCGCCTCGGCCGACGGCTGTCCCGCGTCAGGTGA
- a CDS encoding GNAT family N-acetyltransferase, with translation MTSSQSQPSPAVRLAADADVAAMAAVLGRAFDDDPVWRWIIPDDASRVRRLTGLFALAMRRVHMPYGASEAAGRDASVEAAALWDPPGHWHVSAGSQLRLLVPLLGVLGARVPAALRALGAIEKHHPREPHWYLAVLGTDPPAQGNGLGGALLRSRLDRCDAEGVPAYLESSKERNVPYYERYGFRVMRELALPGKGCPPVWLMWRDPAGGA, from the coding sequence ATGACGTCGTCCCAGTCCCAGCCGTCGCCCGCGGTCCGCCTCGCGGCGGACGCCGACGTGGCGGCCATGGCCGCCGTCCTCGGGCGCGCGTTCGACGACGACCCCGTCTGGCGGTGGATCATCCCGGACGACGCGTCCCGGGTGCGCCGGCTGACGGGCCTGTTCGCCCTCGCGATGCGGCGCGTCCACATGCCCTACGGCGCCAGCGAGGCGGCCGGGCGGGACGCCTCGGTCGAGGCGGCCGCGCTCTGGGACCCGCCCGGGCACTGGCACGTCTCGGCCGGAAGCCAGCTCAGGCTGCTGGTGCCGCTGCTGGGCGTCCTCGGGGCGAGGGTGCCCGCCGCGCTGCGCGCGCTCGGGGCGATCGAGAAGCACCATCCCCGGGAGCCGCACTGGTACCTGGCGGTCCTCGGGACGGACCCGCCCGCGCAGGGGAACGGGCTCGGCGGCGCGCTGCTGCGATCGCGGCTGGACCGCTGCGACGCCGAGGGCGTCCCGGCCTACCTCGAATCGTCGAAGGAACGGAACGTTCCGTATTATGAACGCTACGGATTCCGGGTGATGCGCGAGCTCGCGCTGCCCGGCAAGGGGTGCCCGCCGGTGTGGCTCATGTGGCGCGACCCCGCCGGCGGCGCATGA
- a CDS encoding SAM-dependent methyltransferase, translated as MTADPALREARTGAGAPGVRRRAEAPEREPLALHRPGPARVHDYLLGGKDNYAPDRRLAQRILRVLPQSAAAARDGRAFLARAVRELAARGIRQFVDLGCGLPAAVNLHQMAARHAPGTRVLYVDDDPLVLAHARALLIEDGNIAVLRGDLRDPAAIADGPDWHRLIDPREPVALVFSSVLHFLRDPYGPVAALGAVAPPGSALVVSHATADFDPGTGEAARLYNEASLVPLLPRRAADIERLLGPFTPLAPGVVPVAHWRPDAPSPPSGPPLMYGGVGIRAARTRST; from the coding sequence ATGACGGCGGACCCCGCCCTCCGTGAGGCGCGGACGGGCGCCGGCGCCCCCGGCGTCCGCCGGCGGGCGGAGGCGCCGGAGCGGGAACCGCTGGCCCTGCACCGGCCGGGTCCCGCCCGCGTGCACGACTACCTGCTCGGCGGCAAGGACAACTACGCCCCCGACCGCCGGCTCGCGCAGCGCATCCTGCGGGTGCTGCCGCAGTCGGCCGCGGCGGCCAGGGACGGCCGGGCCTTCCTCGCCCGCGCCGTCCGGGAGCTGGCCGCCCGCGGCATCAGGCAGTTCGTCGACCTCGGCTGCGGGCTGCCCGCCGCCGTCAACCTGCACCAGATGGCCGCGCGGCACGCCCCGGGCACCCGCGTCCTCTACGTCGACGACGACCCGCTGGTCCTGGCGCACGCCCGCGCGCTGCTCATCGAGGACGGCAACATCGCCGTCCTGCGGGGCGACCTCCGCGACCCCGCGGCGATCGCGGACGGCCCGGACTGGCACCGGCTGATCGACCCGCGCGAGCCGGTCGCCCTGGTGTTCTCCTCCGTCCTGCACTTCCTGCGCGACCCGTACGGCCCCGTCGCCGCCCTGGGCGCGGTGGCGCCGCCCGGCAGCGCGCTGGTCGTCTCGCACGCCACCGCCGACTTCGATCCGGGGACCGGCGAGGCTGCGCGGCTGTACAACGAGGCGAGCCTCGTGCCGCTGCTCCCCCGCCGGGCCGCCGACATCGAGCGGCTCCTCGGCCCGTTCACGCCGCTGGCCCCGGGCGTCGTCCCGGTCGCGCACTGGCGCCCTGACGCGCCGTCCCCGCCGTCCGGCCCGCCCCTCATGTACGGCGGAGTGGGTATCCGCGCCGCCCGGACCCGCAGCACGTGA
- a CDS encoding PucR family transcriptional regulator — MVSSPPNGHRAAPGSPPEGLPDGLRRHLCAAVEEMEREIRDRVPGYTGADDGDHAWRVERTVGDTVAFFVDSVDRPGADPRRLTGLYVRLGELEARQGRSLDALQTALRAGGQAACRRFIGDAYRLGWSRDVLGRLTDSLFVLVARITDAAAQGYAREQARLSAERERRRARLRDLLVADPPPGPEAVAELALAARWEPPESIGLVALPAGAPSGAAILPPAVLADWDAPVPYLVVPDPEGPGRDRLWAALHMLGTAAVGPTVPLTRGAVSLRWARHALTLVGRGLLPGDTPVRCVDHLASLATLAAEELVGAAAGSVLGPQLELPPARRRPLAETLLTYLQCGDNAVVTAERLHIHEQTVRYRLRRIAELTGGRFSALDGRLDVMLTLNWLVRSGRAAETA; from the coding sequence ATGGTCAGTTCCCCGCCCAACGGGCACCGGGCGGCGCCGGGATCGCCGCCCGAGGGCCTTCCCGACGGGTTGCGGCGGCACCTGTGCGCCGCCGTCGAGGAGATGGAGCGGGAGATCCGCGACCGGGTGCCCGGGTACACGGGCGCCGACGACGGCGACCACGCCTGGCGGGTGGAGCGGACGGTCGGGGACACCGTCGCGTTCTTCGTCGACTCGGTGGACCGCCCCGGCGCCGACCCGCGGAGGCTGACCGGGCTCTACGTGCGGCTCGGCGAGCTGGAGGCCCGGCAGGGCCGGAGCCTGGACGCGCTGCAGACCGCGCTGCGGGCGGGCGGCCAGGCCGCGTGCCGCCGGTTCATCGGGGACGCCTACCGGCTGGGCTGGTCCCGGGATGTCCTCGGCCGTCTCACCGACTCGCTGTTCGTGCTGGTCGCCCGGATCACCGACGCGGCCGCGCAGGGGTACGCGCGCGAGCAGGCGCGGCTCTCCGCGGAGCGGGAGCGGCGCCGGGCGCGGCTGCGGGACCTGCTGGTCGCCGACCCGCCGCCGGGACCGGAGGCCGTGGCGGAGCTGGCGCTGGCGGCCCGCTGGGAGCCGCCGGAGAGCATCGGCCTGGTCGCGCTCCCGGCCGGCGCCCCCTCCGGCGCGGCGATCCTGCCGCCCGCCGTCCTCGCCGACTGGGACGCGCCGGTCCCCTACCTCGTGGTCCCCGACCCGGAAGGTCCCGGCCGGGACCGGCTCTGGGCGGCGCTGCACATGCTCGGCACCGCCGCCGTCGGGCCCACCGTCCCGCTGACGCGGGGCGCGGTGTCGCTGCGGTGGGCGCGGCACGCCCTCACGCTGGTCGGGCGGGGCCTCCTCCCCGGCGACACGCCCGTCCGCTGCGTGGACCATCTCGCGTCGCTGGCCACGCTGGCGGCGGAGGAGCTGGTCGGCGCGGCCGCGGGGTCCGTCCTCGGGCCCCAGCTGGAGCTGCCCCCGGCGCGCCGCCGCCCGCTGGCCGAGACGCTCCTGACCTACCTGCAGTGCGGCGACAACGCCGTGGTCACGGCGGAGCGGCTGCACATCCACGAGCAGACCGTCCGGTACCGGCTGCGCCGCATCGCCGAGCTGACCGGCGGCCGGTTCTCCGCGCTGGACGGGCGGCTGGACGTCATGCTGACGCTGAACTGGCTGGTGCGGTCGGGACGCGCCGCCGAGACGGCCTGA
- a CDS encoding SCO7613 C-terminal domain-containing membrane protein, whose amino-acid sequence MRITCPGCRTPLPPPRHVSCPVCGLGLAGPVAAELWAVDGHLARLGRRRRELLAMLYASPPPGPAGPRPAPASAPAPGAAAARHIDASRSTVRNTLLGVGGTLLGIAAVVFTVLSWSTLGAVPRALVLLALTGVALGAAWMLAKRALAATAETLAFIGLLLVLLQVYAAYANGLLGLDGVGGRRYAAAASLAVAAVWALYDRVAPLRLTRPTAVVLAQFPLPLAAVAADATPEAMALVLLVLSLADLGARRLERGTATVTGLIAGAAGTLTASWPAAASVPVAPAGAALLLAAALVALAWAFRVHPVLAVVTGLAGSAALTAVLPLPLRWTAAGCALSAVAVAAAAWPLRGRLRHGAWTGAAIALAASVAWVAPGAFAAALFPGRYLDARWAGVGSPDLMDWILPATPVVLALLAAVLVAAGARAAAPPAALLAVLTAAVATQAPYPAALALGVASAAALAAWAALDRPVRLSAGAAAVAASLWAAAYSLAAEDATIAVLGALALAAAGCAVAFPVLRDGAAAAAVLFLGGLGAAVPLAAGLPARHAAFAVLAAAGCGILATWAVRAGTGPAMETAPWPVAAAGVAMTAGHAAPLSLALAVTGVLAAAVALRPGRRPAAWAASALLLAAWWVRLGASEVTVPEVYTAPVSAALLALGLVRRARGTARSSWADFGPALASTLVPSLLAAWADATGPRPLLLAAAALAITLAGARARLQAPLVLGGAVLVLAAARRLAPYAADALGSVPGWIPIACLGLLTLLAGATYEQRMRDLRRLRAALGRLT is encoded by the coding sequence ATGCGTATCACGTGCCCCGGCTGCCGGACCCCACTGCCCCCGCCCCGCCACGTGTCCTGCCCGGTGTGCGGGCTGGGCCTCGCGGGACCCGTGGCGGCGGAGCTGTGGGCGGTGGACGGGCACCTCGCCCGGCTGGGGCGGCGACGCCGCGAGCTGCTGGCGATGCTGTACGCGTCGCCGCCGCCGGGCCCGGCGGGACCACGCCCTGCCCCCGCCTCCGCCCCGGCCCCCGGCGCGGCGGCCGCGCGGCACATCGACGCCTCCCGTTCCACGGTCCGCAACACGTTGCTCGGCGTCGGCGGGACGCTGCTCGGCATCGCCGCCGTCGTGTTCACTGTCCTCAGCTGGAGCACGCTCGGGGCCGTCCCGCGCGCGCTCGTCCTGCTCGCCCTGACGGGCGTGGCACTGGGCGCCGCGTGGATGCTGGCGAAGCGCGCCCTGGCCGCGACCGCTGAGACGCTCGCCTTCATCGGGCTGCTGCTGGTCCTCCTCCAGGTCTACGCCGCCTACGCCAACGGTCTTCTCGGGCTGGACGGGGTCGGCGGGCGCCGCTACGCGGCGGCCGCCTCCCTCGCCGTCGCCGCGGTCTGGGCTCTCTACGACCGGGTCGCGCCGCTGCGCCTGACCCGGCCGACGGCGGTCGTGCTGGCCCAGTTCCCGCTGCCCCTCGCGGCCGTCGCGGCGGACGCGACGCCGGAGGCGATGGCGCTCGTCCTGCTCGTGCTGAGCCTCGCCGACCTCGGTGCCCGGCGCCTGGAGCGGGGGACCGCGACCGTCACCGGCCTGATCGCGGGCGCGGCGGGCACGCTGACGGCGTCCTGGCCGGCCGCCGCGTCCGTCCCGGTCGCGCCCGCCGGTGCCGCGCTGCTGCTGGCGGCCGCCCTGGTAGCCCTGGCCTGGGCGTTCCGGGTGCATCCGGTGCTCGCCGTGGTCACCGGACTGGCCGGTTCGGCGGCGCTCACCGCCGTGCTTCCGCTGCCCCTGCGCTGGACCGCGGCGGGCTGCGCGCTGTCCGCGGTGGCCGTCGCCGCGGCCGCGTGGCCGCTGCGGGGGAGGCTGCGGCACGGCGCCTGGACCGGCGCGGCGATCGCCCTCGCCGCGTCCGTCGCGTGGGTCGCGCCGGGCGCGTTCGCCGCCGCGCTGTTCCCCGGGCGCTACCTGGACGCGCGCTGGGCCGGCGTGGGTTCGCCGGACCTCATGGACTGGATCCTGCCCGCCACGCCCGTCGTGCTCGCCCTCTTGGCGGCCGTCCTCGTCGCGGCCGGAGCGCGCGCGGCGGCGCCACCCGCGGCGTTGCTCGCCGTCCTCACCGCGGCGGTCGCCACGCAGGCGCCGTACCCGGCGGCGCTCGCGCTGGGCGTCGCGTCGGCCGCCGCCCTCGCCGCCTGGGCCGCGCTCGACCGGCCCGTACGCCTCTCCGCCGGAGCCGCGGCCGTCGCCGCGTCCCTGTGGGCCGCCGCCTACTCGCTCGCGGCCGAGGACGCCACGATCGCCGTCCTCGGCGCGCTGGCCCTCGCCGCCGCCGGGTGCGCGGTGGCCTTCCCCGTGCTGCGCGACGGCGCGGCGGCCGCGGCGGTGCTCTTCCTCGGCGGCCTCGGCGCCGCCGTCCCGCTCGCGGCCGGGCTGCCCGCGCGGCACGCCGCGTTCGCCGTGCTCGCCGCGGCCGGCTGCGGGATCCTCGCGACGTGGGCCGTAAGGGCGGGCACGGGTCCCGCTATGGAGACCGCCCCATGGCCGGTCGCCGCCGCGGGCGTCGCGATGACCGCGGGGCATGCCGCGCCGCTCAGCCTCGCCCTCGCGGTGACCGGTGTGCTCGCCGCCGCGGTGGCGCTGCGCCCCGGCCGGCGCCCGGCCGCGTGGGCGGCGTCCGCGCTGCTGCTCGCCGCCTGGTGGGTCCGGCTCGGCGCCTCCGAGGTCACCGTGCCCGAGGTCTACACCGCGCCGGTCTCGGCCGCGCTGCTCGCCCTCGGGCTGGTCCGCCGGGCGCGGGGGACGGCCCGCTCCTCCTGGGCCGACTTCGGCCCGGCGCTCGCGTCCACCCTGGTCCCGAGCCTGCTGGCCGCCTGGGCGGACGCGACCGGGCCGCGGCCGCTGCTCCTCGCCGCCGCCGCGCTCGCGATCACCCTCGCCGGCGCCCGCGCCCGGCTCCAGGCCCCGCTCGTCCTCGGCGGCGCCGTCCTCGTGCTGGCCGCCGCCCGCCGGCTCGCCCCCTACGCCGCCGACGCCCTCGGCAGCGTCCCCGGCTGGATCCCCATCGCGTGCCTCGGCCTGCTCACCCTGCTGGCCGGCGCCACCTACGAGCAGCGCATGCGCGACCTGCGCCGGCTCCGCGCCGCCCTCGGGCGGCTCACCTGA